In Candidatus Cloacimonadota bacterium, the DNA window ATGTTATTGAAAACAAATTGTTCAATAATTCCAGTGCTTCTGTGGGAGCTGCAATCGACGTTGCAAGTTCAGATGACGTGCTTATTAGCCGCAATATAATTGCCAATAATACCAGTTCTAACCTGATAGGTGGAATCGGTGCTATTGACTCTGCTATTGAAATTTCTAACAATGTTATTGTAAATAATACAGGAACTTATGGCGCATTCAGTCTGAAAAATGGCTCTGATGCAATGATCGTAAACAACACAATAGCTAATAATGAATCTACCAATGGTACACCCTATGAAATGTTCCTTTTTAATGCTATGCCAATATTCAAAAATAATATAATTGTTGATGAAGCTGATTCAACATCATTCTTCGCACCATTTGGTTTACCTGAAGTAACTTATACATGTATTTACGATGGCTTTGAAGGTAATGAATATCCATTCCCAAATGCAATAGGAAATATTGATATTAATCCATTATTCGAAGCTCCTACAGCTGGTGCTGGTGTTTCATATGACGGTTTAAATGCATCCTGGTGGCTGCAAGATGGTTCTCCCTGTATCGATGCAGGTGATCCTGATGCGATGTATAATGATCCTGATGGAACAAGAAATGATATGGGTGCTTACGGTGGACCTAATGCACTTACTCTTCCAGTTGGAAATGATGATGATCCGATCACAGTTGTAGCAAACAGCAATATCAACATCTATCCAAATCCATTCAATCCACAAACTTCAATTGCCCTGAACCTGACAGATTCAGACAAACAAAATCCTGTATCTGTTCAAGTTTACAACGTAAAAGGTCAATTGGTTAGAACTTTAGTAGATAACGAAATTCTCACTAATGCTTCTATCATTTGGGATGGAACCGATAATACTGGACGTCATACTTCTTCTGGAATGTATTTCGCAAAAGTAAATACACAATCTAATACAATTACAAAGAAAATGGTCCTGCTGAAATAGTTCTACGAAATTTCACAGGACAGGTACTTTTGAAATAAAAAACTTAAAACCTTGCGGATGGTTGAGAAGCGAAACCTCCGCAATGGTTTTTTATGCAACCATTCGAAGGTCTCATAAATTCGACCATTAAGAAGGTTGATTTTTTAAACATTAGCTCCGAGATTTTTCGGGGCTTTTTTGTTACTTTTTTTCAAATATTATTTCTTTTTCAACATCAGAAATTAAATCTTCTACCTCTGATGCAGTTTTATGGTATATACCCTTTCTATCTGGCATAATTTCATTATCAATATGTTTTGGTATAGCTTTGTTTTCAATTTTAATAATTTTCTTTGGCAACTTAGGGTACTTTGTAATTCGAATATTATTTGATGGTGTTATTATGAATTCTGTAATTAAACATCTGACCTGTTTGGTACTATCAAAATAAGTAACCCATAATGTATAGTTATTATATATTTCATAATCTACTCGATATTTAACTATTTCTGAAATATCAAATTTGTTTTTTTTCTTTGGAATATTACAATCTCCAAAATAACCTGACATAGAGTCTATATCATTGTTTTCACAACATTTTTTAAATTTCTTAATAAAATTGTAAATACTTTCCCGAAGTTTTGGTCCTGCAATTTCCAATGAATTATTATAACCCATTTCTTTTTTTGAATAGGCTGATATTTCTGATTTGATCCTGTAAATTTTCTTTCTGATCGTTTGATAGGAAAGCCGATACTTTTTTGCCAGTTTCTTAAGATCGCATTTCAACTTGTAGAAATCAATTATTAACTTTCTTTCTTTTGATTTTATAATTTCATTTGGCAGACAATTGATTTTTTCTATGAAACCTACATCTTCCTGATGAACTGAACTGATTTTTGTGATTTTGTCTTTGAATTCATTTGCTTTATAAATCAAATCCTTTTTTCTGGATTTCAAGTAATTATAGGATTTGTTCCTGGAAGTTATGAAAATCCAACTGTCTAATTTTTTAATTTTATCTTTATTATGTATAAAAAGATATTCCATGGTTACAGACTGAGCGATATCCTTGGCTTCATCTTGATTCTTAACTATTAAATTCGAATAAAACAAAGCTGAATTAAAAATTTTATTGTAAACTTCGTTTTCAGTCATCATGACTCCTTCAAATAAATTATTGAATTTAAATAAAATAACTAAGATTTCGTCCCAAATCTATATTATATTTGTCTTTAATATAAATATAGCCCGGAGGGAAAAATGAAAAATACCTTTTTTTCATTTCTATTGTTAATATTTTTATTATTATCACTAAGTCAACTGAAATCTATACCTGATTTACCTTATTCTACGATTTCTTATTCAGAAATTCAAGGTATAGATTACGAAATCAATACTATCGTAATTGAAGGTGAAGTTTATGAAATTGTGGAAATTGATGGTGTTAAATACATCATTATAAAAGAATAACAAAGGAGTTAAGAAATGAAAAAAACATTGTTCATTGTAGTCATTTTATTAGTAGTTAGTTTTAATGTGTTTGCAGATTATTGGGGAGGTACTAATTCAACATCAAGTGATATTTTCAGGTCTGGAAATGTTGGTATTGGAGCATTTAGTGCATTCTCATTACCCCAAACACCATTACATATTGCTAGCTCAAATGGGATACTTTTTAGACTGCAGCAAACGTCTTCGAGTGATGATTTATTTATTAGTAGTTATGATAATTCTGGAAATAGAAAATGGAATATTAACATGCTTAAACAATCTTACAACGAATTTAATATTTCTTATAATACATCCGATCCTGCTTTCAAAATTACATCAAGTGGAAATGTTGGAATAGGTTTTTCAAATTATACTTCTCCAACATATTTGTTGCATGTGAATGGAAGTGGTTCATTTAACGATGATTTATTTGTAGATGGTGATGTCGGAATCGGAAGTATAGTACCAGAACATTCTTTGGATGTATTTGGCGGCATTGGTTTATCCAGTTATTTACAAGCTACAACATCAAATGGATTATCATTTAAAACTGACGAAGGAACAACAAGAATGATTGTTGATGATAATGGCAATGTGGGAATTGGTACTACTACTATTCCAACAGGTTATAAACTAGCAGTTGACGGTAAAATTATTGCTGAAGAACTTAAAGTGGAAATGTCTGGTAATTGGTCTGATTTTGTTTTTGAAGAAGATTATCGTTTAAAAACTCTCACAGAAGTAGAAGATTTCATATCTAAAAATGGACACTTACCTGAAATTCCTTCTGCCGAAGAGGTTGAACAGGAAGGAGTGAATATCGGTGATATGCAGGCAAAACTGCTACAGAAAGTTGAAGAACTCACCCTGTATCTCATTGAAATGCAAAAGCAAAACAAAGAATTAAAAACCCGCATCTCCTCCTTAGAAACTACTAATAAGTAGTGGAGGAGGATATAATGCGAATGAAATTTATTTTATCGGTTTTCTTGATATTTATAACGTTATCAATAAATGCAATATTAACCGATGCAGATATAGATAACAGTAAGCTACCTGAAGGGGCAACTGAAGTAGTGGAAAAAAGAACTGATTACTGCAGAACTTATAAGCTCCCAGACGGAAGGTATGAAACTATTTATACTCTTATGTCAGCTAATGAAAAAGCTGATAATCAACGTGGAGATGAGTTGCAGAATTATAATTTAGATGAAATTACT includes these proteins:
- a CDS encoding sigma-70 family RNA polymerase sigma factor yields the protein MTENEVYNKIFNSALFYSNLIVKNQDEAKDIAQSVTMEYLFIHNKDKIKKLDSWIFITSRNKSYNYLKSRKKDLIYKANEFKDKITKISSVHQEDVGFIEKINCLPNEIIKSKERKLIIDFYKLKCDLKKLAKKYRLSYQTIRKKIYRIKSEISAYSKKEMGYNNSLEIAGPKLRESIYNFIKKFKKCCENNDIDSMSGYFGDCNIPKKKNKFDISEIVKYRVDYEIYNNYTLWVTYFDSTKQVRCLITEFIITPSNNIRITKYPKLPKKIIKIENKAIPKHIDNEIMPDRKGIYHKTASEVEDLISDVEKEIIFEKK